A section of the Microbacterium forte genome encodes:
- the thiL gene encoding thiamine-phosphate kinase, whose amino-acid sequence MPSRPRDDDPTLGDLSEGEILRAILARTARASHTIIGPGDDAAVIAAPSGSVVATTDTLVHGPDFRLAWSSGYDLGWKAAAVNLADVAAMGARPTALLVALAVPRDLRLSFVERLADGFREACAALAPGCAVVGGDLTVSDVLTVAVTALGDLEGRAPVTRSGARVGDVVAVAGELGHAAHGLSVLFGRFRDGDTPVAVDPSALGRGESAALAAQLRPSPPIGLGPFAATAGATAMMDISDGLALDARRMAAASAVTIALDSATLGDSPQRALAGGEDHALLATFPPGTLPSGFRVIGTVAPQGEHDLLVDDAPADVSGWDPYRDWDSASG is encoded by the coding sequence ATGCCCTCCCGACCTCGCGACGATGATCCGACCCTCGGCGACCTTTCGGAGGGGGAGATCCTGCGGGCCATCCTGGCGAGGACTGCGCGGGCCAGTCATACGATCATCGGACCCGGCGACGATGCGGCGGTGATCGCGGCTCCGTCTGGGTCCGTGGTCGCCACGACGGACACCCTCGTGCACGGTCCTGACTTCCGACTCGCGTGGTCGTCGGGCTATGACCTCGGGTGGAAGGCTGCCGCAGTCAACCTCGCCGACGTGGCCGCCATGGGTGCGCGCCCGACCGCGCTGCTCGTCGCGCTGGCTGTTCCGCGCGATCTGAGGCTCTCTTTCGTCGAACGCCTCGCCGACGGATTCCGTGAGGCGTGCGCGGCTCTGGCGCCGGGCTGCGCCGTGGTCGGTGGCGATCTCACCGTCTCGGATGTCCTCACCGTGGCCGTCACCGCTCTCGGCGATCTCGAGGGCCGGGCGCCGGTGACGCGATCGGGTGCGCGGGTCGGTGATGTGGTCGCGGTGGCCGGAGAGCTCGGACACGCCGCCCACGGACTCTCCGTCCTCTTCGGCAGGTTCCGTGATGGTGACACACCGGTCGCCGTCGATCCATCCGCGCTCGGACGGGGTGAGAGCGCGGCGCTGGCCGCCCAGCTCCGTCCCTCGCCCCCGATCGGCCTCGGACCCTTCGCCGCCACAGCCGGAGCGACCGCGATGATGGACATCTCGGATGGTCTCGCCCTCGATGCGCGACGGATGGCGGCGGCCTCGGCCGTCACGATCGCCCTCGACAGCGCGACGCTCGGAGACTCTCCGCAGCGTGCCCTCGCCGGTGGCGAGGATCATGCGCTGCTCGCCACCTTCCCTCCGGGGACGCTGCCGTCGGGGTTCCGCGTCATCGGGACTGTGGCCCCGCAGGGCGAGCACGATCTGCTGGTCGACGACGCACCCGCAGACGTGAGCGGCTGGGACCCCTATCGCGACTGGGATTCGGCCTCGGGCTGA
- a CDS encoding DUF3515 family protein, giving the protein MPRSRRLAVIAGSLVLVAALSGCSTTIHLEPADDANNPACAEVSVLLPDAVGDLDRVWTDAQATGAWGDPTVVLRCGVEPPAPSTEVCTTIGSVDWLVLDQEEERQRLVTYGRDPAVEVIIRRGEEIDFRTVVESLSTSIQSGLEPATARCTDRVRTEESPDAGSAEG; this is encoded by the coding sequence ATGCCCCGCTCTCGTCGTCTCGCCGTCATCGCGGGGTCGCTGGTCCTCGTCGCAGCGCTCTCCGGATGCTCGACCACGATCCATCTGGAGCCGGCCGACGATGCGAACAATCCGGCGTGCGCGGAGGTCTCCGTGCTGCTTCCGGATGCCGTCGGCGATCTGGACCGCGTCTGGACCGATGCCCAGGCCACCGGCGCCTGGGGCGACCCGACGGTCGTGTTGCGCTGCGGCGTCGAACCGCCGGCGCCCTCGACCGAAGTCTGCACCACGATCGGCAGCGTCGACTGGCTCGTGCTCGACCAGGAGGAAGAACGACAGCGTCTGGTGACCTACGGTCGTGACCCTGCCGTCGAGGTAATCATCCGCCGGGGCGAGGAGATCGACTTCCGCACGGTGGTCGAGAGTCTCTCGACGAGCATCCAGTCCGGCCTCGAACCGGCGACGGCTCGGTGCACCGACCGGGTGCGCACCGAGGAATCCCCTGACGCGGGATCGGCCGAAGGCTGA
- a CDS encoding D-alanine--D-alanine ligase family protein produces the protein MDKQTVVVLFGGRSSEHSISSATAGGVLGAIDRDRYAVIPVGITREGAFVLEDDDPSKFPLDAAHLPEVADNGTRVLWPEPGGDRTLRVVRQDGTVEGFGEIDIVLPILHGTHGEDGTIQGYFDTLEVPYAGGGVLDSALCMDKHFMKIALRAAGLSVAPGITVRSREWERDAASVRASAVDLGMPLFVKPARAGSSVGVSKVERPDELDAALAIAFAEDDKVLIESGVVGREIEVAVLESADGVRASLPGEIVLTSRGFYDFEGKYLGGDGVDVVCPAQLEDSEIAAIQDAAIRAFEAVDGRGLARVDMFLTAEGELVVNELNTMPGFTPISMFPKCWVASGLSYGDLISELIEAGLRR, from the coding sequence ATGGACAAGCAGACGGTGGTGGTGCTCTTCGGCGGGCGCTCCAGCGAGCATTCGATCAGTTCCGCAACGGCGGGCGGAGTCCTGGGCGCGATTGACCGCGACCGCTATGCGGTGATCCCGGTCGGAATCACCCGCGAGGGAGCCTTCGTCCTCGAGGACGACGACCCGTCGAAGTTCCCGCTGGATGCCGCACATCTGCCCGAGGTCGCCGACAACGGCACCAGGGTGCTGTGGCCCGAGCCCGGCGGCGACCGGACGCTCCGTGTCGTGCGTCAGGACGGGACTGTCGAGGGCTTCGGCGAGATCGACATCGTGCTCCCGATCCTGCACGGCACTCACGGCGAGGACGGGACGATCCAGGGCTACTTCGACACTCTCGAAGTGCCTTATGCGGGTGGTGGAGTTCTCGATTCGGCGCTCTGCATGGACAAGCACTTCATGAAGATCGCGCTGCGCGCGGCCGGCCTCTCGGTGGCACCGGGGATCACGGTCCGCTCGCGGGAGTGGGAGCGGGATGCCGCGTCGGTTCGCGCCTCCGCCGTCGATCTCGGGATGCCGCTGTTCGTCAAGCCGGCGCGCGCGGGTTCCAGCGTGGGCGTCTCGAAGGTCGAAAGGCCCGACGAGCTCGACGCCGCGCTGGCCATCGCCTTCGCGGAGGACGACAAGGTCCTCATCGAGAGCGGAGTGGTCGGTCGCGAGATCGAGGTCGCGGTTCTCGAGAGCGCCGACGGCGTACGCGCGTCGCTGCCCGGCGAGATCGTGCTGACGTCCCGCGGGTTCTACGACTTCGAGGGCAAGTACCTCGGTGGCGACGGCGTCGACGTGGTGTGCCCCGCGCAGCTCGAGGATTCCGAGATCGCGGCCATCCAGGACGCCGCCATCCGAGCGTTCGAGGCTGTCGACGGCCGTGGCCTCGCCCGTGTCGACATGTTCCTCACTGCCGAGGGAGAGCTCGTCGTCAATGAGCTCAACACGATGCCCGGATTCACGCCGATCTCGATGTTCCCCAAGTGCTGGGTGGCATCCGGACTCAGCTACGGCGACCTGATCTCAGAGCTGATCGAGGCGGGCCTGCGCCGCTGA
- a CDS encoding NAD(P)H-dependent glycerol-3-phosphate dehydrogenase, which translates to MTPKRSTPAGPRVAVIGAGSWGTTFGKILADGGAQVTMWARRAELAHEIDEAKRNSRYLPGINLPRTMAATHELAIALRDVDQVYLSVPSQSLRENLKALRPLLSDNDAKIVSLMKGVERTSGLRMSQVIEQELRCDPDRIAVASGPNLALEIAREQPTAAVISSRSQETAEEVARAARNSYFRTFVNTDVIGTEFGGVLKNLIAVAIGIVDGVGYGENTKASIITRGLVEMTDFAVANGAHPETLQGLAGLGDLIATCQSPLSRNNTAGRLLGQGYSFQDVVKQMQQTAEGLASVAPVLQLARESEVHMPIVEQVKMVLDGKMNPRDIAPHLTTDDDTPQGERTNHGQADGGGALRRALQRAFDQFRNGGRSPGRD; encoded by the coding sequence TTGACTCCTAAGCGCAGCACGCCCGCGGGCCCCAGAGTCGCCGTGATCGGCGCAGGCAGCTGGGGCACCACGTTCGGGAAGATCCTCGCGGACGGCGGTGCGCAGGTCACGATGTGGGCCCGCCGAGCCGAACTCGCGCACGAGATCGACGAGGCCAAGCGCAACTCGCGCTACCTGCCCGGCATCAACCTGCCGCGCACGATGGCCGCGACGCATGAGCTGGCGATCGCATTGCGTGATGTCGACCAGGTCTACCTCTCGGTGCCGAGCCAGTCGCTGCGCGAGAACCTCAAGGCGCTGCGACCGCTCCTGTCCGACAACGACGCGAAGATCGTCAGCCTCATGAAGGGCGTCGAACGCACCTCAGGGCTGCGGATGAGTCAGGTCATCGAGCAGGAGCTGCGGTGCGATCCCGATCGCATCGCTGTCGCGTCGGGGCCGAACCTCGCGCTCGAGATCGCCCGTGAGCAGCCGACGGCTGCCGTGATCTCCTCACGCAGTCAGGAGACGGCCGAGGAGGTCGCACGCGCCGCGCGCAACTCGTACTTCCGGACGTTCGTGAACACCGACGTGATCGGCACGGAGTTCGGGGGAGTGCTGAAGAATCTCATCGCGGTGGCGATCGGCATCGTCGACGGCGTCGGATACGGCGAGAACACCAAGGCGTCGATCATCACCCGCGGACTCGTCGAGATGACCGACTTCGCGGTAGCGAACGGCGCCCACCCCGAAACGCTCCAAGGACTCGCGGGACTGGGAGACCTCATCGCGACGTGCCAGTCTCCGCTGAGCCGCAACAACACGGCCGGGCGCCTGCTCGGCCAGGGATACAGCTTCCAGGACGTCGTCAAGCAGATGCAGCAGACAGCCGAGGGCCTCGCGTCCGTCGCGCCGGTGCTTCAGCTCGCCCGCGAGTCCGAAGTGCACATGCCCATCGTCGAGCAGGTGAAGATGGTGCTCGACGGCAAGATGAACCCGCGTGACATCGCACCCCACCTGACGACGGACGACGACACCCCGCAGGGTGAGAGGACCAACCATGGACAAGCAGACGGTGGTGGTGCTCTTCGGCGGGCGCTCCAGCGAGCATTCGATCAGTTCCGCAACGGCGGGCGGAGTCCTGGGCGCGATTGA
- a CDS encoding lysophospholipid acyltransferase family protein produces MGSRSRETTRPSVFWPLAAIAVPLISLLAKIRITGAEKLPREGAYVLAPNHYSEFDPLIVALAVWRIGRAPRFMAKESLFKVPVLGWILRRTGMIPVARSSSASAAKQTLKQSAELVEHGRGVIVYPEGTLTRDPDMWPMRGKSGAVRLALTDGIPLIPMAQWGTQNIMGRYQKGLSLWPLRKRVDVIIGDPVDVSDLRARAGESAALNEATDRLMNAITALLEELRGEKAPAVRWNPASHGQKETGRLDS; encoded by the coding sequence ATGGGTTCCCGATCGCGCGAGACGACGCGGCCCAGCGTGTTCTGGCCGCTCGCGGCGATCGCCGTGCCGTTGATCTCGCTGCTCGCGAAGATCCGCATCACCGGTGCCGAGAAGCTTCCTCGTGAGGGTGCCTATGTGCTGGCTCCCAACCACTACTCGGAGTTCGATCCGCTCATCGTGGCACTCGCGGTGTGGCGGATCGGACGCGCGCCCCGATTCATGGCGAAGGAGAGCCTGTTCAAGGTCCCTGTGCTCGGATGGATTCTGCGCCGCACCGGAATGATCCCGGTGGCTCGTTCGTCGTCGGCATCCGCTGCGAAGCAGACGCTGAAGCAGTCGGCCGAGCTGGTGGAACACGGACGCGGAGTGATCGTGTACCCCGAGGGGACTCTGACGCGTGACCCCGACATGTGGCCGATGCGCGGCAAGTCGGGCGCTGTGCGGCTGGCACTGACCGACGGCATCCCGCTGATCCCGATGGCCCAGTGGGGCACCCAGAACATCATGGGTCGTTACCAGAAGGGTCTGAGCCTGTGGCCACTGCGCAAGCGCGTGGACGTCATCATCGGCGACCCGGTCGACGTGTCCGACCTGCGCGCTCGCGCCGGCGAGTCTGCGGCGCTGAACGAGGCCACCGACCGGCTGATGAACGCGATCACCGCGTTGCTCGAAGAGCTGCGCGGTGAGAAGGCGCCGGCCGTGCGCTGGAACCCCGCCTCGCACGGACAGAAGGAGACGGGTCGCCTTGACTCCTAA
- the murA gene encoding UDP-N-acetylglucosamine 1-carboxyvinyltransferase: MTTPVRDALPDGVPPLTGDVLAIRGGRPLRGRVDVKGAKNLATKAMVASLLGETVSVLRDVPAISDVAVVRSLLEVHGVRVSDGDEPGALVFDPSDVESAHFEEIDAHAGASRIPILFCGPLLHRLGQAFIPDLGGCRIGDRPIDFHLDALRKFGAIVEKLPSGIRLSRGGARLHGANIHLPYPSVGATEQVLLTAVRAEGTTELRNAAIEPEIMDLIAVLQKMGAIISYEPNRVILIEGVETLRGYDHRSIFDRNEAASWASAALATDGEIFVGGAKQQEMLTFLNIFRKAGGWFDIQEDGILFRREGELKPVVVETDVHPGFMTDWQQPLVVALTQANGRSVVHETVYENRLGFTDALVKMGADIVVHPRGLQDGPRRVPRRDLEQAAVITGPTPLHAADIVVPDLRGGYSHVIAALTAEGESKVSGVDILSRGYEKFLAKLDAVGADFDVIR, translated from the coding sequence ATGACGACACCTGTGCGCGACGCTCTTCCGGACGGAGTCCCCCCACTCACCGGTGACGTCCTCGCCATTCGTGGAGGCCGCCCGCTGCGCGGCCGCGTCGACGTCAAGGGAGCGAAGAACCTCGCGACCAAGGCGATGGTCGCCTCGCTGCTCGGTGAGACCGTCAGCGTGCTGCGCGACGTCCCGGCCATCAGCGATGTCGCGGTGGTGCGCTCGCTGCTCGAGGTGCACGGTGTCCGGGTCTCCGACGGCGATGAGCCGGGTGCACTCGTCTTCGACCCGAGCGATGTCGAGTCGGCCCACTTCGAGGAGATCGACGCCCACGCCGGTGCCTCCCGCATTCCGATCCTGTTCTGCGGACCGCTCCTGCACCGTCTCGGTCAGGCATTCATCCCGGACCTCGGCGGATGCCGCATCGGCGACCGGCCGATCGACTTCCACCTCGACGCACTGCGCAAGTTCGGCGCCATCGTCGAGAAGCTGCCGAGCGGCATCCGTCTCTCCAGGGGCGGAGCCCGCCTGCACGGCGCCAACATCCACCTGCCGTACCCGAGCGTGGGTGCCACCGAGCAGGTGCTGCTGACCGCGGTCAGGGCCGAGGGGACGACCGAGCTGCGCAACGCCGCCATCGAGCCCGAGATCATGGATCTGATCGCCGTGCTGCAGAAGATGGGCGCGATCATCTCGTACGAGCCGAACCGCGTCATCCTCATCGAGGGCGTCGAGACACTGCGCGGCTACGACCACCGGTCGATCTTCGACCGCAACGAGGCGGCCTCGTGGGCATCCGCGGCGCTGGCCACCGACGGCGAGATCTTCGTCGGCGGAGCCAAGCAGCAGGAGATGCTCACCTTCCTCAACATCTTCCGCAAGGCGGGCGGCTGGTTCGACATCCAGGAGGACGGCATCCTCTTCCGCCGCGAAGGCGAGCTCAAGCCCGTCGTCGTCGAGACCGACGTGCACCCCGGCTTCATGACCGACTGGCAGCAGCCGCTCGTCGTGGCGCTGACGCAGGCGAACGGCCGCTCGGTCGTGCACGAGACGGTCTACGAGAACCGTCTCGGCTTCACCGATGCACTCGTCAAGATGGGCGCCGACATCGTCGTGCACCCGCGAGGGCTGCAGGACGGGCCGCGGCGCGTGCCGCGTCGTGACCTCGAGCAGGCGGCCGTCATCACCGGGCCGACTCCGCTGCACGCCGCAGACATCGTCGTGCCCGACCTGCGCGGCGGGTACAGCCACGTGATCGCGGCGCTGACGGCCGAAGGCGAGTCGAAGGTGTCGGGAGTCGACATCCTCAGCCGCGGCTACGAGAAGTTCCTCGCCAAGCTCGATGCCGTGGGCGCCGACTTCGACGTCATCCGGTGA
- the leuD gene encoding 3-isopropylmalate dehydratase small subunit yields MEKFVTHTGIAAPLKRSNVDTDQIIPAVFLKRVTKTGFEDALFHGWRQDPEFVLNQPAFQGASVLVAGPDFGTGSSREHAVWALRDFGFAVVLSPRFADIFRGNSGKQGLVAATISEEDLERIWAEIDRNPGASITVDIEARVASIGEIQADLGIDDYTRWRLLEGLDDIGLTLRNEDKIAQFEARRESWRPRTLPVH; encoded by the coding sequence ATGGAGAAGTTCGTCACCCACACCGGTATCGCCGCTCCGCTGAAGCGCTCGAACGTCGACACCGACCAGATCATCCCCGCCGTCTTCCTCAAGCGGGTCACCAAGACCGGCTTCGAGGACGCGCTGTTCCACGGCTGGCGCCAGGACCCCGAGTTCGTGCTCAACCAGCCCGCCTTCCAGGGGGCGTCGGTGCTCGTCGCCGGACCGGACTTCGGCACCGGATCGAGCCGAGAGCACGCCGTCTGGGCGCTGCGCGACTTCGGGTTCGCGGTCGTCCTGAGCCCGCGCTTCGCCGACATCTTCCGGGGCAACTCAGGCAAGCAGGGGCTCGTCGCGGCGACCATCTCGGAAGAGGATCTCGAGCGGATCTGGGCCGAGATCGACCGGAATCCCGGGGCTTCCATCACGGTGGACATCGAGGCGCGGGTCGCGTCGATCGGTGAGATCCAGGCTGACCTCGGGATCGACGATTACACTAGATGGCGGCTCCTTGAAGGGCTCGATGACATCGGGCTCACGCTGCGCAACGAAGACAAGATCGCGCAGTTCGAGGCCCGTCGCGAGTCGTGGCGGCCCCGGACCCTTCCCGTTCACTGA
- the leuC gene encoding 3-isopropylmalate dehydratase large subunit produces MNIPAADTAPARPRTLAEKVWDDHLVVKGENGEPDLIYIDLHLVHEVTSPQAFDGLRSEGRPLRRLDLTIATEDHNTPTWDIDKPIADLTSRTQIETLRRNAAEFGVRLHSLGDAEQGIVHVVGPQLGLTMPGITVVCGDSHTSTHGAFGAMAFGIGTSEVEHVMATQTLPLKPFKTMAITVEGTLRPGVTAKDIILAVIAKITTGGGQGYVLEFRGSAIRSLSMEGRMTICNMSIEAGARAGMVAPDETTFDYLKGRPHAPQGQDWDDAVAYWRTLPTDEGATFDAEVFIDADDLEPFVTWGTNPGQGSSLSASVPDPAQIADANERAAAERALEYMDLTPGTPLKEVPVDAVFMGSCTNSRIEDLRAFASIIEGKKKADGVRVMVVPGSARVRLEAEAEGLDKIIKDFGAEWRFAGCSMCLGMNPDQLAPGERCASTSNRNFEGRQGKGGRTHLVSPLVAAATAIRGTLSSPSDLNEMAEV; encoded by the coding sequence ATGAACATCCCCGCAGCAGACACTGCTCCCGCACGTCCGAGGACCCTCGCTGAGAAGGTCTGGGACGACCACCTCGTCGTCAAGGGCGAGAACGGCGAGCCCGACCTCATCTACATCGATCTGCACCTGGTGCACGAGGTCACGAGCCCTCAGGCGTTCGACGGACTGCGATCGGAGGGCCGTCCGCTGCGTCGCCTCGACCTGACGATCGCCACCGAAGACCACAACACGCCCACGTGGGACATCGACAAGCCCATCGCCGACCTCACGAGCCGCACTCAGATCGAGACGCTGCGCCGCAACGCCGCCGAGTTCGGCGTCCGTCTGCACTCTCTGGGCGATGCCGAACAGGGCATCGTGCACGTCGTCGGCCCGCAGCTCGGGCTCACCATGCCGGGGATCACCGTGGTCTGCGGAGACTCGCACACGTCGACTCACGGGGCCTTCGGCGCCATGGCCTTCGGCATCGGCACCAGCGAGGTCGAGCACGTGATGGCGACCCAGACGCTTCCGCTCAAGCCCTTCAAGACGATGGCCATCACCGTCGAGGGCACGCTGCGCCCCGGAGTCACCGCGAAGGACATCATCCTCGCAGTGATCGCGAAGATCACGACCGGTGGCGGGCAGGGCTATGTCCTGGAGTTCCGCGGCAGCGCGATCCGCTCGCTGTCCATGGAGGGCCGGATGACCATCTGCAACATGTCGATCGAGGCCGGTGCCCGTGCGGGTATGGTCGCCCCCGACGAGACGACGTTCGACTACCTGAAGGGGCGTCCGCACGCTCCCCAGGGCCAGGACTGGGACGACGCCGTCGCCTACTGGCGCACCCTGCCGACCGACGAGGGTGCGACCTTCGATGCCGAGGTCTTCATCGACGCCGACGATCTCGAGCCCTTCGTGACATGGGGAACCAACCCCGGTCAGGGCAGCTCGCTGTCGGCGTCGGTTCCCGACCCGGCTCAGATCGCCGACGCCAACGAGCGCGCCGCCGCAGAGCGCGCCCTCGAGTACATGGATCTGACCCCTGGTACGCCGCTCAAGGAGGTGCCGGTCGATGCGGTCTTCATGGGCTCGTGCACGAACAGCCGCATCGAGGACCTCCGCGCGTTCGCGTCGATCATCGAAGGCAAGAAGAAGGCCGACGGCGTGCGTGTCATGGTCGTACCCGGTTCGGCCCGCGTCCGGCTGGAGGCCGAGGCGGAAGGCCTCGACAAGATCATCAAGGACTTCGGAGCCGAATGGCGGTTCGCCGGCTGCTCGATGTGCCTCGGTATGAACCCCGATCAGCTCGCTCCGGGCGAGCGCTGTGCGTCGACGTCGAATCGCAACTTCGAGGGTCGGCAGGGCAAGGGTGGTCGCACACACCTGGTGTCGCCGCTGGTCGCCGCGGCGACCGCGATCCGCGGCACGCTGTCGAGTCCCAGCGACCTGAACGAGATGGCGGAGGTCTGA
- a CDS encoding O-acetylhomoserine aminocarboxypropyltransferase/cysteine synthase family protein codes for MTDDTTGFATRAVHAARNQGAASSRATPIYLTAGFEFDDFDHAADHFGTGAGFGYTRTGNPTVSAVERQLAALESAADAVLVASGQAAVVTALLTVAGAGDHIVASTHIYEGTRGLLLDNLARLGIETTFIDEIADPAAWQAAIRPTTRALFAESIANARNDIFDIAAVSAVADEFAIPLIVDNTLATPFLLRPIEHGAAMVVHSASKFLAGHGSVLGGVILDDGRFDADRAGHNAPHLVLPGRGGFPSVFARHGGNARIAYARESVAPRFGASPSPLNAFLIGQGAETLGLRVERQSRNALEVARWLAAQDAVESVDHVGLETHPDHALAQRYLHGGYGSIFTFTLRGGLDAARDFVESVEVFTHMTHIGDVRSLVLHPATTSHSHRTPEERDILGVQPGTLRLSVGIEDVSDLIADLARVLEPAREAVA; via the coding sequence ATGACCGACGACACGACCGGCTTCGCCACCAGAGCGGTCCACGCCGCCCGGAATCAGGGCGCCGCGTCGTCGAGGGCGACGCCGATCTATCTGACTGCGGGCTTCGAGTTCGATGACTTCGATCACGCCGCAGACCACTTCGGCACCGGCGCCGGCTTCGGCTACACCCGCACGGGCAACCCGACGGTGAGCGCCGTCGAGCGACAGCTCGCAGCCCTCGAATCCGCCGCGGACGCGGTGCTCGTCGCGAGCGGACAGGCCGCGGTCGTCACCGCTTTGCTGACCGTGGCCGGAGCCGGAGACCACATCGTGGCATCGACGCACATCTACGAGGGCACCCGAGGGCTCCTGCTCGACAACCTCGCACGGCTCGGCATCGAGACGACGTTCATCGACGAGATCGCCGACCCTGCTGCGTGGCAGGCAGCGATCCGCCCGACCACGCGCGCGCTGTTCGCGGAGTCGATCGCGAACGCCCGGAACGACATCTTCGACATCGCCGCTGTGAGCGCGGTCGCGGATGAGTTCGCCATCCCGCTCATCGTCGACAACACGCTCGCGACGCCCTTCCTGCTGCGTCCGATCGAGCACGGTGCCGCCATGGTCGTGCACTCCGCATCGAAGTTCCTCGCGGGTCACGGGTCCGTGCTCGGCGGTGTGATCCTCGATGACGGTCGTTTCGACGCGGATAGGGCCGGTCACAACGCACCGCACCTGGTGCTCCCCGGCCGCGGGGGCTTCCCGAGCGTCTTCGCCCGCCACGGCGGCAACGCTCGGATCGCCTACGCCCGCGAGTCGGTGGCTCCCCGCTTCGGCGCCTCGCCGTCTCCTCTCAACGCGTTCCTGATCGGACAGGGCGCCGAGACCCTCGGCCTCCGGGTCGAGCGCCAGTCCCGGAACGCGCTCGAGGTGGCCCGTTGGCTGGCCGCTCAGGATGCGGTCGAGAGCGTCGATCACGTGGGCCTCGAGACTCACCCCGACCATGCTCTCGCGCAGCGGTATCTCCACGGCGGGTACGGGTCGATCTTCACGTTCACCCTCCGCGGAGGGCTCGACGCCGCACGCGACTTCGTCGAGAGCGTGGAAGTCTTCACGCACATGACCCACATCGGCGACGTGCGCTCGCTGGTGCTGCACCCCGCGACCACCAGCCACTCGCACAGGACACCCGAAGAGCGCGACATCCTCGGTGTGCAGCCGGGAACCCTTCGGCTGTCGGTCGGCATAGAAGACGTCTCCGATCTGATCGCCGACCTCGCTCGGGTGCTCGAGCCGGCGCGAGAGGCCGTCGCATGA